The Malus domestica chromosome 10, GDT2T_hap1 genome contains a region encoding:
- the LOC103408983 gene encoding germin-like protein subfamily 1 member 11, whose protein sequence is MKGAQFLVCIVAILAFATSLVSSSDPGPLQDFCVAINDTELGVFVNGKFCKDPQLVSADDFSLSGLQIPRNTQNPLGSKVTLANVDLIAGLNTLGLSLGRIDYAPNGGLNPPHSHPRASELLFVQEGTLYVGFVTSNPDHRLFTKVLNKGDVFVFPVGLIHFQLNVGHTSAVAFASFSSQNPGVITIANALFDANPSINPDVLAKAFQLDDKMVTYLQKQVWYENT, encoded by the exons ATGAAAGGTGCTCAGTTCCTCGTATGCATTGTTGCCATCTTGGCATTCGCAACCTCCCTTGTCTCTAGCTCTGACCCCGGTCCCCTCCAGGACTTCTGCGTTGCAATTAATGACACCGAATTAGGGG TGTTTGTGAACGGGAAATTCTGCAAGGATCCACAGCTTGTATCAGCAGATGATTTCTCCTTATCTGGGCTTCAAATTCCAAGAAACACACAAAATCCGTTGGGTTCAAAGGTAACACTTGCTAATGTGGACCTAATAGCAGGACTAAACACTCTCGGTCTATCCCTAGGTCGCATAGACTATGCACCAAATGGCGGCCTAAACCCTCCCCACAGTCACCCTCGCGCCTCGGAACTCCTTTTTGTCCAGGAAGGTACACTCTACGTTGGGTTCGTAACGTCCAACCCGGATCATCGTCTATTTACCAAGGTGTTGAACAAGGGAGATGTGTTTGTGTTCCCAGTTGGTCTTATTCACTTCCAACTGAATGTGGGACATACCAGTGCTGTGGCCTTTGCTAGTTTTAGTAGCCAGAACCCAGGAGTCATCACCATAGCAAATGCATTGTTTGACGCCAACCCTTCCATCAATCCTGATGTTCTAGCCAAGGCCTTCCAACTCGATGACAAAATGGTTACATATCTTCAAAAACAGGTCTGGTACGAAAACACCTGA